One Glycine max cultivar Williams 82 chromosome 4, Glycine_max_v4.0, whole genome shotgun sequence DNA segment encodes these proteins:
- the LOC100818405 gene encoding uncharacterized protein, producing the protein MKRKYEDSVRVKRAQLQALRRDFETLAMKDGESVTNYFARTMEISNKMRFHGEKMTDATIVEKILRSLTTNFNYVVCSIEESKDIDVLSIDELQSSLLVHEQKMNRSSTTEERALKASTTTIFIPPISEEGGEGEVEVGVEEEENVETEKITRIPELILQAKAEDNTLTDPS; encoded by the coding sequence ATGAAGAGAAAATATGAAGACTCTGTCAGAGTGAAGCGTGCACAGCTTCAAGCCTTGAGGAGAGATTTTGAGACACTGGCTATGAAGGATGGAGAATCTGTGACCAACTATTTTGCAAGAACAATGGAGATTAGTAACAAGATGCGGTTCCATGGCGAAAAGATGACAGATGCCACTATTGTTGAGAAGATTTTGCGCTCCCTAACAACAAATTTCAATTATGTTGTTTGCTCAATTGAAGAATCAAAAGACATAGATGTGCTGTCTATTGATGAATTGCAAAGCTCCTTGTTGGTTCATGAGCAGAAAATGAATAGAAGCTCTACCACAGAGGAGCGAGCACTAAAGGCTTCTACCACTACAATATTCATTCCTCCGATTTCAGAGGAAGGGGGAGAGGGAGAGGTAGAGGTAGGggtagaggaagaggagaacGTGGAAACAGAGAAGATAACAAGAATCCCAGAGCTAATACTACAAGCAAAGGCAGAGGACAATACTCTGACAGATCCAAGCTAG